From Deinococcus aquaticus, one genomic window encodes:
- a CDS encoding N-acetylmannosamine-6-phosphate 2-epimerase: MNSPSRTVPLITLPERLAALRGALIVSVQADDGSPLREVTHIVALSRAALLGGAAALRLRSPGDIRAVRAVTDVPVIGLTKQAQPDSAVYITATPAEVTAVAQAGADVVAFDGTDLPRPHPVTELVAAAHAAGALAMADISTLDEARAAYAAGADIVGTTMSGYTPHSPQQSGPDFALMRALHAEGLPFIAEGRLNSPELAAQALATGAHAVVVGSAITRPDHVTRWFADALRGP; this comes from the coding sequence ATGAACAGCCCATCCCGGACCGTGCCCCTGATCACGCTGCCCGAGCGTCTGGCGGCTCTGCGTGGCGCGCTGATCGTCAGCGTGCAGGCCGACGACGGCAGCCCCCTGCGCGAGGTCACGCACATCGTCGCCCTGAGCCGCGCGGCGCTGCTGGGCGGCGCGGCGGCCCTGCGCCTGCGCTCTCCCGGCGACATCCGCGCCGTGCGGGCCGTGACGGACGTGCCGGTCATTGGCCTGACGAAGCAGGCGCAGCCGGACTCGGCCGTGTACATCACCGCCACGCCCGCCGAGGTGACGGCTGTGGCGCAGGCCGGCGCGGACGTGGTCGCCTTCGACGGCACCGACCTGCCCCGCCCGCACCCGGTCACGGAACTGGTCGCGGCGGCCCACGCGGCGGGCGCGCTCGCCATGGCGGACATCAGCACCCTGGACGAGGCCCGCGCGGCGTACGCGGCGGGCGCGGACATCGTGGGCACCACCATGAGCGGGTACACGCCCCACAGCCCGCAGCAGTCGGGGCCGGACTTCGCCCTGATGCGCGCCCTGCACGCCGAAGGCCTGCCGTTCATCGCGGAGGGCCGCCTGAACAGCCCCGAGCTGGCCGCGCAAGCGCTGGCGACCGGCGCGCACGCGGTCGTGGTCGGCAGCGCCATCACCCGCCCGGACCACGTGACCCGCTGGTTCGCGGACGCCCTGCGCGGCCCGTGA
- a CDS encoding glycoside hydrolase family 3 N-terminal domain-containing protein: MVDIPGPELDADTAAHLRRYGIRSVCLFGKNVVDEAQLTRLCADLRALMGEDALIALDHEGGAIVRPDFWPFAPSAMALGAADDVALTGQVSGGLARQLRRVGINWNFAPVLDVNVNPANPVIGDRAFGADTGRVTRHGRAALAGHHAAGVAACVKHFPGHGDTALDSHYALPSVTRSREDLDRLEFAPFRDLLPVTPAVMTAHVVFPALYAGAPATLSRAALTGLLRQEWGYDGVIVTDSMGMKAIDDHYGRGEAGVLALAAGADLVMALGRREAQEATLDATAQALADGRLDPAQMRASAARLAALARTYPAQADPTLDPQADAPVFARAWAQALTAYRTPVAPLPGSAVRLVAQRRVARENVSEASVDAATLAADLGEVYTVDLIAFDDPAELDWAALHAGSTPLILATTSRHRHPALRGTRPDLHLALYNPYAALDVDAPALLSYGFRPEARRAVVAWLRGEATAPGTLPFQG, encoded by the coding sequence ATGGTGGACATTCCGGGACCGGAACTGGACGCCGACACGGCCGCGCACCTGCGCCGGTACGGAATCCGCAGCGTGTGCCTGTTCGGGAAGAACGTGGTGGACGAGGCGCAACTGACGCGGCTGTGCGCGGACCTGCGCGCCCTGATGGGCGAGGACGCCCTGATCGCGCTGGATCACGAGGGCGGCGCGATCGTGCGGCCTGACTTCTGGCCGTTTGCGCCGTCCGCGATGGCGCTGGGCGCGGCGGACGACGTGGCCCTGACAGGGCAGGTCAGCGGGGGGCTGGCGCGGCAACTGCGGCGCGTGGGCATCAACTGGAATTTCGCGCCGGTGCTGGACGTGAACGTGAACCCGGCCAACCCGGTGATCGGCGACCGGGCTTTCGGGGCCGACACCGGGCGCGTGACCCGGCATGGGCGGGCGGCGCTGGCGGGGCACCATGCGGCGGGCGTGGCGGCGTGCGTGAAGCACTTCCCGGGGCATGGGGACACGGCGCTGGACAGTCATTACGCGCTGCCCAGCGTTACCCGTTCCCGCGAGGACCTGGACCGGCTGGAGTTCGCGCCGTTCCGTGACCTGCTGCCCGTGACCCCGGCGGTCATGACGGCGCACGTGGTGTTCCCCGCGCTGTACGCAGGCGCGCCCGCCACGCTGTCCCGCGCAGCCCTGACCGGGCTGCTCCGCCAGGAGTGGGGGTACGACGGCGTGATCGTCACGGACTCCATGGGCATGAAAGCCATCGACGATCACTACGGGCGCGGCGAGGCGGGCGTACTGGCCCTGGCCGCAGGCGCGGATCTGGTCATGGCACTGGGCCGCCGCGAGGCGCAGGAGGCGACCCTGGACGCCACCGCGCAGGCACTGGCCGACGGGCGACTGGACCCGGCGCAGATGCGGGCGAGTGCCGCGCGCCTCGCCGCGCTGGCGCGCACGTACCCGGCGCAGGCCGACCCGACCCTGGACCCGCAGGCCGACGCGCCCGTGTTCGCGCGGGCGTGGGCGCAGGCCCTGACCGCGTACCGCACTCCGGTGGCCCCGCTTCCCGGTTCGGCGGTGCGCCTGGTCGCGCAGCGGCGCGTGGCGCGTGAGAACGTCAGCGAGGCCAGCGTGGACGCCGCCACCCTGGCCGCCGACCTGGGCGAGGTGTACACGGTGGACCTGATCGCCTTCGACGACCCGGCCGAACTGGACTGGGCCGCGCTGCACGCCGGCAGCACGCCGCTGATCCTGGCAACCACGTCCCGCCACCGGCACCCGGCACTCCGGGGCACCCGCCCGGACCTGCACCTCGCGCTGTACAACCCCTACGCGGCGCTGGACGTGGACGCCCCCGCCCTGCTCAGCTACGGCTTCCGTCCGGAGGCCCGCCGGGCCGTCGTCGCGTGGCTGCGCGGCGAGGCCACCGCGCCCGGCACCCTCCCCTTTCAGGGCTAA
- a CDS encoding ABC transporter substrate-binding protein, whose translation MKKFLVTAALLATATASAQKTQLEFWTISLAPLFNDEMNRLVTQFEKENPTVDLKWVDVPATAIEQKLLAAVAAGRPPAAVNLSSDMSVKLVQQGALEPLTLTDAQRKLYFASPLNTFTFDGKVMGVPWYWSPKVVAYNTEIFRKAGLDPANPPRTIQTLIAAAKQIKDRTGLYGFMPNINGINMLYLFQEAGLPVLDKSGSRAVFNSPEHVQLLTTYVDLYKKGYIPEDTMRRGFTAATELYSAGKLAMLITGPQFILRVENDNKDIYGVTKVAPYPINIAGNVIHTGLMGFMVPKGVRDRSLAQKLALFLTNDVNQLQFSRVTKTTFPSTVKASTDKFFKQGGADAVSQGRLVASTELKKAKDLTLIYPDASKLNKVFKDNIESAMAGQKTPKQALDDIVKAWNASL comes from the coding sequence ATGAAGAAGTTCCTCGTGACCGCCGCCCTGCTCGCCACCGCTACGGCCAGCGCCCAGAAAACCCAGCTGGAATTCTGGACCATCAGCCTCGCCCCGCTGTTCAACGACGAGATGAACCGTCTGGTCACGCAGTTCGAGAAGGAAAACCCGACCGTGGACCTCAAGTGGGTCGACGTGCCCGCCACCGCCATCGAGCAGAAACTGCTGGCGGCCGTTGCCGCCGGACGCCCCCCGGCCGCCGTGAACCTCAGCAGCGACATGAGCGTCAAACTGGTCCAGCAGGGCGCGCTGGAACCCCTGACCCTGACCGACGCGCAGAGGAAGCTGTACTTCGCCAGCCCCCTGAACACCTTCACCTTCGACGGTAAGGTCATGGGCGTCCCGTGGTACTGGTCCCCGAAAGTCGTGGCGTACAACACCGAGATCTTCCGCAAGGCCGGACTGGACCCCGCCAACCCGCCCCGCACCATCCAGACCCTGATCGCCGCTGCCAAACAGATCAAGGACAGGACCGGCCTGTACGGGTTCATGCCGAACATCAACGGCATCAACATGCTGTACCTGTTCCAGGAAGCCGGGCTGCCCGTGCTGGACAAGAGCGGCAGCCGGGCCGTATTCAACAGCCCCGAGCACGTGCAACTCCTGACCACCTACGTCGACCTGTACAAGAAGGGGTACATTCCCGAGGACACCATGCGCCGGGGCTTCACGGCCGCCACGGAACTGTACTCGGCCGGGAAGCTCGCCATGCTGATCACCGGCCCGCAGTTCATCCTGCGCGTCGAGAACGACAACAAGGACATCTACGGCGTCACCAAGGTCGCGCCGTACCCCATCAACATCGCCGGGAACGTCATCCACACCGGCCTGATGGGCTTCATGGTGCCCAAGGGCGTGCGCGACAGGTCCCTGGCGCAGAAGCTCGCGCTGTTCCTCACGAACGACGTGAACCAGCTTCAGTTCAGCCGCGTCACCAAGACCACCTTCCCGTCCACCGTGAAGGCCAGCACCGACAAGTTCTTCAAGCAGGGCGGCGCGGACGCCGTCAGCCAGGGCCGCCTCGTGGCGTCCACCGAACTGAAGAAAGCCAAGGACCTGACCCTGATCTACCCCGACGCCAGCAAACTGAACAAGGTCTTCAAGGACAACATCGAATCCGCCATGGCCGGGCAGAAAACCCCCAAGCAGGCGCTCGACGACATCGTGAAAGCCTGGAACGCCAGCCTGTAA
- a CDS encoding LGFP repeat-containing protein: MHRDRQRRRPAAAHGTPGRDGGDRHDTTQHGATQNKVTHTTRLTVTDDETFGPHGPARVTRSGSLILDAAHPTHTDLTTGKCGGDAHLQLRVTYARTPGGTVTVHADARLFEGDPAHGPTAHDPAAHDRVPAGQVRFHGRVPSGQTRTLAARIRAADAKGQSGIGQLGISQLGIGDARVRVTVSNLRLDDTDPHGTLEAKARSLGAALTGPPTGPCEAVRGGHRRRYERCDLYFSPATGAHAVHGEIRRKYDARGGPDSDLALPVTDETTSPDGQGRFTHFQGNASVYWHPHTGPMIICGDLRAHWAASGWELGAYGYPTSDPLTSGPGECFSDLQGGVLYVADHAPREPATAHLSARDLLNAFSRALHRHVGGDPRLSVAAVTCAGVSGTAPDFTRSGNRTLTFRVTGRPDSGHWFIPEPAFELTIPVQVAATPPPDSRRAVTLIARQAGLIGIHAAPGQDAGATAHALLGHLTALFRAPIRLGVIPGHAGLLSVKVTAGGGLTLFFRPDERGWAAAALAQHTLDHLDF; encoded by the coding sequence ATGCACCGCGACAGGCAACGCCGCAGACCAGCCGCCGCCCACGGCACCCCCGGCCGTGACGGCGGCGACCGCCACGACACCACCCAACACGGCGCCACCCAGAACAAGGTCACGCACACCACCCGCCTCACGGTCACCGACGACGAGACCTTCGGCCCGCACGGACCTGCCCGTGTCACCCGCAGCGGCAGCCTGATCCTCGACGCGGCGCACCCCACCCACACCGACCTGACCACCGGCAAGTGCGGCGGTGACGCCCACCTGCAACTGCGCGTCACGTACGCCCGGACGCCCGGCGGGACCGTTACCGTCCACGCGGACGCCCGGCTGTTCGAGGGTGACCCGGCCCACGGCCCCACCGCTCACGACCCAGCCGCTCACGACCGCGTGCCTGCCGGGCAGGTCCGGTTTCACGGCCGCGTTCCCAGCGGGCAGACCCGCACTCTCGCGGCCCGTATCCGCGCAGCCGACGCGAAGGGTCAGTCCGGGATCGGTCAGCTCGGGATCAGTCAGCTCGGGATCGGGGACGCCCGCGTCCGCGTGACCGTCAGCAACCTGCGCCTGGACGACACCGACCCCCACGGCACCCTTGAAGCGAAGGCCCGGTCGCTCGGCGCGGCCCTCACCGGCCCTCCCACCGGCCCGTGCGAGGCGGTGCGGGGCGGCCACCGACGCCGCTACGAACGCTGCGACCTCTACTTCTCGCCCGCCACCGGCGCGCACGCCGTTCACGGTGAAATCCGCCGCAAGTACGACGCGCGCGGCGGTCCCGACAGCGACCTCGCGCTGCCCGTCACCGACGAGACCACCAGCCCGGACGGTCAGGGACGCTTCACTCACTTTCAGGGGAACGCCAGCGTGTACTGGCACCCTCACACCGGCCCCATGATCATCTGCGGGGACCTGCGCGCCCACTGGGCGGCCAGCGGCTGGGAACTCGGCGCGTACGGGTACCCCACCAGTGACCCCCTGACCAGCGGCCCCGGCGAGTGCTTCAGCGACCTGCAGGGCGGCGTGCTGTACGTGGCAGACCACGCCCCGCGCGAGCCCGCCACAGCCCACCTGAGTGCCCGTGACCTCCTGAACGCCTTCAGCCGCGCCCTGCACCGGCACGTCGGCGGGGACCCCCGCCTCTCCGTGGCGGCCGTCACGTGCGCGGGCGTCAGCGGCACCGCGCCCGACTTCACCCGCAGCGGCAACCGCACTCTCACCTTCCGCGTCACGGGCCGCCCGGACAGCGGCCACTGGTTCATTCCCGAACCGGCCTTCGAACTGACCATCCCCGTTCAGGTGGCCGCCACCCCGCCGCCCGACTCGCGCCGCGCCGTCACCCTGATTGCCCGGCAGGCCGGCCTGATCGGCATTCACGCCGCCCCAGGCCAGGATGCCGGGGCCACCGCGCACGCCCTGCTCGGTCACCTGACCGCCCTGTTCCGCGCGCCCATCCGCCTGGGCGTCATCCCCGGTCACGCCGGCCTGCTGAGCGTGAAGGTCACCGCCGGCGGCGGCCTGACCCTGTTCTTCCGGCCCGACGAGCGCGGCTGGGCCGCCGCCGCCCTTGCCCAGCACACCCTGGATCATCTGGACTTCTGA
- a CDS encoding beta-N-acetylhexosaminidase: MKPNRSFVALLLALSAGSSVPAGAVPVTVTPAPAARLVTPFPGVVPQPRAAQFPPGMLPLAGLGVRVVGGAPELAWAARDLRAEWQTRLGASLAATGPDAAGSAPKITVGTLADPDLAARAQKAGLLTRDPEGYALWVDAGGAFVVGADARGAYLGAQSLRQLLTPDGLRFARITDAPALKQRIAMIYLDSTSQGVNDRLIPLLAALKFNAVLVMSDYVQWDTARAGGFAHPGGATKAEARRVADLARSHGLEVIPLIETLGHVGWMFYGGKNLDLRQDEGSQNPYAYDTLNPATYDRVILPILKEAVEVFRPARVHLGHDEVRSRDRFPARENGKAVGFEKLFVDDVLKLHGYLKSMNVSSMIWHDTAFADAVVGSVPARLPRDLQVAYWAYAPGTAFPALKTVRDLGFPVLGASWSDPGNAEGFARAAAQGGAAGMIQTRWTGYFGNPSLWDGNAEQGVAFVRAASAFWNPAAPPLTDAAARYRDLYRPAEYRARAGATVNLGPLVTRALADDDGSGWIGKGSDIDLRNLKPGVQRLGEYTFDISGAVMLRGSRASVKGLPPQAVIDLDRRASGLVFLQTTGWPAATPRESVGRYEIEYADGTRQTLPLEYGRHLRAWTDLQPTSMIPAPAWTGKTGDGLDVNLTALEWINPRPDTVIRRVTLVSGGGNANPALLGLTLLGAP; encoded by the coding sequence ATGAAACCTAACCGCTCTTTCGTGGCGCTGCTCTTGGCGCTGAGTGCAGGTTCGTCCGTTCCGGCAGGTGCCGTTCCGGTGACGGTCACGCCCGCCCCGGCGGCGAGGCTGGTCACCCCGTTCCCCGGCGTGGTGCCGCAGCCGCGCGCGGCGCAGTTCCCGCCCGGTATGCTCCCACTGGCCGGTCTGGGCGTGCGGGTGGTGGGGGGCGCGCCGGAACTGGCGTGGGCGGCGCGTGACCTGCGCGCCGAGTGGCAGACCCGGCTGGGCGCGTCCCTGGCGGCAACTGGGCCCGACGCGGCCGGGAGTGCCCCGAAGATCACCGTGGGTACGCTGGCCGACCCGGACCTCGCGGCCCGCGCGCAGAAGGCCGGTCTGCTGACCCGTGACCCGGAAGGCTACGCGCTGTGGGTGGACGCGGGCGGCGCGTTCGTGGTCGGCGCGGACGCGCGCGGCGCGTACCTGGGCGCGCAGTCGCTGCGGCAACTGCTGACCCCGGACGGCCTGCGCTTTGCCCGCATCACGGACGCTCCGGCCCTGAAACAGCGGATCGCCATGATCTACCTCGACAGCACCAGCCAGGGCGTGAACGACCGCCTGATTCCCCTGCTGGCCGCCCTGAAGTTCAACGCGGTGCTGGTCATGAGCGACTACGTGCAGTGGGACACCGCCCGCGCTGGGGGCTTCGCCCATCCGGGCGGCGCGACCAAGGCCGAGGCGCGGCGCGTGGCGGACCTGGCCCGCAGTCACGGCCTGGAGGTCATTCCGCTGATCGAGACGCTCGGGCACGTCGGGTGGATGTTCTACGGTGGCAAGAACCTGGACCTGCGCCAGGACGAGGGCAGTCAGAACCCGTACGCGTACGACACCCTGAACCCCGCCACGTACGACCGCGTGATCCTGCCCATCCTGAAAGAGGCGGTCGAGGTGTTCCGCCCGGCCCGCGTGCACCTGGGACACGACGAGGTCCGCAGCCGCGACCGCTTCCCCGCGCGGGAGAACGGCAAGGCAGTGGGCTTCGAGAAACTGTTCGTGGACGACGTGCTGAAACTGCACGGGTACCTGAAGTCCATGAACGTGAGCAGCATGATCTGGCACGACACGGCTTTCGCGGACGCGGTGGTGGGCAGCGTCCCGGCCCGGCTGCCGCGTGACCTTCAGGTGGCGTACTGGGCGTACGCACCCGGCACGGCGTTCCCGGCCCTGAAGACCGTGCGGGACCTGGGGTTCCCGGTGCTGGGAGCCAGCTGGAGCGACCCCGGCAACGCCGAGGGATTCGCGCGGGCGGCGGCGCAGGGGGGCGCGGCGGGGATGATCCAGACCCGCTGGACCGGGTACTTCGGGAATCCCAGCCTGTGGGACGGGAACGCCGAGCAGGGCGTGGCGTTCGTGCGGGCCGCCAGCGCCTTCTGGAACCCGGCCGCGCCGCCCCTGACGGACGCGGCGGCCCGCTACCGTGACCTGTACCGCCCGGCGGAGTACCGCGCGCGGGCGGGCGCGACCGTGAATCTGGGGCCACTGGTCACCCGCGCCCTGGCCGACGACGACGGCAGCGGCTGGATCGGCAAGGGGTCCGACATCGACCTGCGGAACCTGAAGCCGGGCGTGCAGCGGCTCGGCGAGTACACCTTCGATATCAGCGGGGCCGTGATGCTGCGCGGCAGCCGCGCCAGCGTGAAGGGCCTGCCGCCGCAGGCGGTGATCGACCTGGACCGCCGCGCCTCGGGGCTGGTCTTCCTTCAGACGACCGGCTGGCCCGCCGCGACGCCCCGCGAGAGCGTGGGCCGCTACGAGATCGAGTACGCGGACGGCACCCGCCAGACGCTGCCGCTGGAGTACGGACGGCACCTGCGCGCCTGGACGGACCTGCAACCCACGTCCATGATTCCCGCGCCTGCCTGGACCGGAAAGACGGGGGACGGGCTGGACGTGAACCTGACTGCGCTGGAATGGATCAATCCCAGACCGGACACCGTGATCC